ACTCTTTAAGAATCGATTTTCATATAAGgcgtatgaaaaaaatatttggactAAAATTCTAGTGATAGAATgacttcgtttttttttttgtgtgtgcaaCCTATCATGCGCACCTTTCACTTTATAATAATGCGTGTGTATACGTATAACATACATAGCATCTATTGTTCGAAACTGACAATGACCTGACGGTCACATCTCACGACACACAGTGAAGTTGTTACCCACCGATGCAGAATGTCTACATAGCAAATCAGTCAACGTACATCTTACGTCTTCGGGTttccatatataaattatactgcAGTCAAAgtatctattgtttgaaactgacagcACATTATACAACACTTAAGGAGTAAACTCCAGCTTGacacacacaatttttttcaataaaactatttttattcgtTTGGGATGAtttggaaatataattttataattcggGAATAATTCGtttttctgtaaattaattagtctatttttaGCGTACAGGAAATTATTTGGCAATTACGTTAAACATGGTTTCAGCATTTGGAAACATATATATAGTTAATTAACTTAAACTATATTTTAGTTGATTTATATATAGGTTATATTAACTTAACCTCCTAACGCCATTAATTGTTATTTGGCggcaaaattcaaattttaagctatttaaaataatttatgttttaatttaggttaatgttaagttttatttttcattaaaactatttttattcaattaagaaTTATTTGGGAAGAAATTAGCAGAtcagaaattaaataaacaccATTTTTACGATATTTGATAGTACTTTACATGAAGACTAGACTACTTTATTTGGGAATTACGTTAAACGTGGTTTAATTATAAGTTCCCAAATCCTGAAATCGTGTTTGATATAGTTCCCATATACTTTCCTATCAAATATCGTAAAAATTAAGTTGATTTAATTTCCAACCTGCTCACTATACGCTGTAGAAAGGCTAATCAATTAcagaaaaaagaataaaaaatctcAAATAGTTTAGAATTGCAATGAAAGAATGAACTTTATCTTATTAGTTTAGTTAATTTTGAATGCCAATATGCTCACTAATCAGtcagttttattaaaacattccaGTACCCAATAGATCAGTGGATACACGCCATAACCAACATTGCGCAAAAATATGCAACACGATTACAATATTACATGATCTTAGCTAGGTGTCCATCTTGATGACAGAAGAAAGTGTTTAGTTATAGCAcagattaaaattataagtaaataccaagatataaaattttttttaattgggaagaaaaaagaaattagttAGTGTGTGCACCACAATTAAAGTGTCGTCGAAGTGTTTGTCtgataatattatacatttttttaaagaagtaagtgtatttattaattattcaataaattctaACAGACTGAATAATGGCGTCTTCAAGAAAACGTACCCTCAACGTTATTCAAGTATCTGATGATTCAGATACTTCAAGTGTTGATTATATAGAAAGtgaattttctaaaacaaaacgAAATAGACAAACACGTAGCAAAAGATACTCAGAAACATCAATATCTAGTTCAAGGTCAAATAATTGTCTTAATAAAAATGCACAAATGGCGCGTGAAAAtcgtattagaaaaaaaatgtatgttgaaaatttggaaaatgatatacaaagatttaaaaaagaaaatgaaattatgcaaacaaaattggaaaataaagaTTCCATTATAAACGAATTAAAGCTTGaagttaaatatttgaaaagtatcttatcaaattccaaagaaATTGGATTGTTACTCAATAATATTACACGCAGTTCAGGGCTACCAGTGACGACATCACTTAAAGCACgtgaaaatttattagataCTATATGGAATGAATCTGATTCaacaatgtttcaaacagaatcGAATTCTATTTATTGTAATGATTTATTTCCTGAAACCCTGACATCATTTGATAGTGTGTTCGATTTAAGTTTGGAAGAACCTCAAACAGAAATATTATCACCTACTTTATCAGATCATAGATACTCGTCAGATACTCAGGTTTCCGAAGATGATGTTGGTGTTTGTTTGCATGTGTCTGGAAAAAGAGTAGCTCttgaattttgttcaaaatgtaATTCAAATGCTCAAGATGCTTGGAAACgtgaaaaaaaagatttattaagtgcaaaatagttatatttttttaaaatattgttgtatgaatgtatatttattttcaaatctctttccttacacaaatattttataagatttttgttATACAGTTGTTATCAGTAATGTTTTCTATTTTCAGAATTCAAGGTGTTATGTTCAAATTCAAATGTGCTTTCTCCGATTCAAATATCGACACACTATTTCTTTAAAAGGTGTGGTAGAAATGTAACAACgatgttttgtatttattaaaaaaatatttcaagaggATATTAATGAGTTAATCTGATTTCAACAACGAAAGGTCACACAGCATTATGCTTTCATAGGCACCAtcgtaaaatgtataaaataagcgGAGCTAAATGGCACctttcaatttttatccaatGAGCCCTAccaaatgtttgaaatattttttaaaaacaatacaaaacgtTGTTgagtttttttccaaaactgtaaaaatgtacaaaaaagctattgatttttgtggtttttattttcagtcATAAGATCAGAGCTGGTGAACGAGCGGTTCTTGGAACATAAAGACGTCAGTTCTTTATAATCTCGGTGGTTGAGTATAtattgtatcgattttttttcttcatttttcatttaaaaatgagttaaaatatttaaaaaatattgttgaatttttCAGATGCCACAATGAACAGTTCTTTAAAggctttgtaaattatattatgtattttccaGGTTTGTGCTTCGTTTAAATACAGCTCGTGTGTGAAAGTTATGTTAAATTCAATAGTAGCTATAACTAACTATACAGAAAAGTatctcgattttttaacattacaGCGGCTCTAATTATATACGTTTTTGTAATAAGGAACATCCATTAAAATACAGGAATTACTTAAGAAAGCAAAATCTTCTTTAATAACATATTCACAGTTTTTTATTCTCGAAACCTTCTATAGTATAGGGTGAAATGAATGAGATAGAAGGTTTTAAAACACTGtggtttattttatactattaatgTCGGTTTGAAGGGAAATCGGtacactaaattttaaataattgaggaTTTTTAAAATTCCGAGCGGTCAAAAAACTCCACAgaatcttatttttaaaatattttcgttgCACCTTTAGAATGGTTTCCTGGACTCTGGAATACTCATTTCTCTGTAgtgtaaaatagaaataatatgtcGTCAAAATCCGGCAGCGTATTCAAATTGTATATACAATAGTAAATGAAACTCAAAGTGACcgaaaattaggaaaattttggCGAAAGTTGGGTTttgttaattcatttaaaaaaaaaaacgtgccTGATCACaggaaaaataactaaaaaaatctaGTTAATCGCAAAAAgttcttgatatatatatatttatattttttttataaaaaaatgataactatcttgtgaaataaatttataacacaaaaataactattatttaaagtaaCATTTTGCGTGTGACCATGATATTGGGTTTCAAGTATTCTTTTAACTTTTCGGAAAATAAAGCAAATATCTTTTCTCGATTATCTTGTTATTTTTATCTACGCGTTTGCGTTTTAATTTCTGagaacaaaaatgttaaaaactgaATTTGGGCAATATTGAAAACGCTGTGGAgtgtaagtttttttaattttcctcgGTAAAGCGTCAAATAagcatttattcatttttcgaaaaattaaaaggaAACTGCGAACCTAATAGCATAGTCATATGGACAGCgcagttttaaatatattttattactgttttttctttttaaagaaatgtGAATTTTACATAAAGTACCAAATCCGCCACTTTCGTTAAGATTTTCCTGCCTATTTCTTTCTTTTACTTAACTAATACTTTCGCGAATGAAAACaaacgtttaaaattataatacgaTAGAAGGGGGTTCGgagacatttttggataaaatctgGAAAGcggtttgattttattttttatattgattaatgTAAGTAATGAGTAGTAGGTGTAgtgaatttttctatatatttattagtatttaattagtataaaaaatttttttaatacaaaaaaatatagatactaaaaaaaattatttcctatgGAAATTTAGGATTAACAAAATTATgccagtaaaattaataattaaaattgaattagttATACGTGCAAAAATACGTCAATACCAACTAACGtgatgttaaaattaaattcaagattaaattgattattttaattttgagaatatccAATTATTGCGTTACCAAGATCTCGAAAAttgagttattatttattatcttcagttaaaatttttatatacgtgTTCATATTTAAAGTGAATTTTCCCTttgtatattttagaaaatttgcatGTATAACTTaccatcaatttttataaatatcttaaaataaagtgataatttagttttttgtaagTGTAAGGAaaggatatttataataaaaaaagacccttaatattttgaattgttttttatttcaaattgaactgtagatattaatatatttcagTCTTAGCCTGTTAAACATAAAGCTGCTATAAAATAGACAGTCTGTATTATTGGCCACCATCTGTTCGAGTAAGCATCAAAATGCTCAATTTTGTTCATGTCTTTTGGAAACTAGGTAAGtaaatcatattttgaaaatactacACACATTTTTGTTTGGGAAACACACATTTGAACACAAACGAGTATTAACACTTACATGTAGCTGTAAATAGATTCTGAAATAGACTGTTTAATATACCAGTCAAAGATGCCATATTGCACTATGATTAAATTTCGTAGCCTCAATGAGGGAGGAGATATAAGCccctaaaattgaaataatttcgaGGAATCTTTCGGCATGACTGCATCACGAAACCAAGACGGATAGTTAACAGTGTACCAATCTGCCACTTTGTATCCAATTTCGTGGAACTCTTCCTATTTATTGATAGTTGGATACAAAGTGACTGGTAGACTGACTATCACTATCTATCTTGCCGCTTTTCACGAGCCTGCCTCGTGAAAATAGCTTCTgcggaattattaaaattttgggaaattacATAGCCTAATTGAATGGGGTTGCTAGATCGTGCCTTGCAAAACGGAAGATAGAACGATATATTTGATTGGTATTAAAATCACGGCGAAACCGCTTGACTCAAATTTTACCTTTAATCTTCCGGAGCGTAATGTATACGATCgactacaaatatttaatttcaggaaaaattaagttttttgctACGATTTTTCGATTAATCTCTTTTGAAAGCAATGTATTTTTAGCCCatgcatatttaacatttttttaaattgttaatctTTAAGTCTGTCAAATTCTGAGATCAGATTCAGAAATTACAAATGAACATTTAATATTGCATTCGGGTAAtacattaatatatattattcaaacCTTTAGAATTTTCTGATTTACAATAAACGAGAAAAGACTTCGCTATTTAGAGCAACTTCTATAAAAAGTTAAGTAGTAGAAAGTTAACTCAAAAACGTTTGCATTTAAATCGTCGTGCTCATTTAGACTTTTGATCACGTATAAAGATTGTCGCAATATGAGCAAATTTGACCGAGATCCAATACTCATgagattttacaaaaatgatacATTACAAAGACTTATTGCGTTAATGGTATATCCTATTGAAAAACttctaagaatattttgaatttcattttctgTATCACTACATATTGAACGAAAGTTGTCATTACGGGATACTGCAactgaaactgaaaaaaaaaaacatgattttctCGATTTAAAACGATGCGGAactattataattaacaaaaccaAAATCGCACTTGTTTAGAGAAAcacggaaaatattttatttacataaatctttttaaatttgtataatgcATTTTTACCGTGaccttgtatttaaaaaaagtatgtcacaataattaatatgtttCTTGCTTTCATAATTTCTCCtttcttttcaatttctttcaaacaaaacaaaacaagatGATAATAATTCGACAGTATCATTATCATACTGGTTTTCATCTTGAATCGAAACAATTTCATTCGTTATATAGTATTCTAATTGTACAAACGTATTATagtgaataagaaaaaaaaaatgaaattatttattattttttatgttttattgattaattcgATACAATTTTGCTTATCAAGAAACAATAGTGGTAAGTATcacttttattttctaattatttaatttttatgttagcaACTAATAAAAGTGTAGAAAGTTTTCAAgagtaaaaacttattttggaGAAATTTCCAGTCTTTACTTTCATTTGACGATAGGAGTAAggaagtattttataaatgaagttTTATTAAGAATCAGTTGAATTTCACAATTGAGTCTAATTAGACTGATATCCCAAGCTTATATATAATTAAGATTTTTcgcataaagttgaaaaatttttttcattcaggAATTGTTTTGATTCGATCAGGTATCGGCTccatttttttaacagtttataaaaaaaaatgaatatttttattaaaatcacttaTATCTCCGTTCCTAGATATTTTGAAGTGTTCAAATTAAGCTCAAATTGTTCATTATAAAgttataatatagaatttttcttcGCTCCAAATTTCAAAGTAATGTAAAATAACGTTTTAAGGACCATTTAATTGGTTTCAAAAATTCAGATGTACTCTATATtttgttagtaaaaaaatatttttaattattaattatatcttaGCCAATTTTTCAAGAAGcgaaatttaattgttaataaaaattaaattgtaaaaaactgcaaaaatagTACCCATATTACACTACAAGAGCAGAAAGTTTGAGAGGCCTGAACTGCGCGCCATGATCCCCGAGGCGAAGACTGAGGGAGGTCATATCGCGCAGTGCAGAAATCTCAAACTTTCTGCCCTTGTAGTGTAATATAGGTActatttttgcagttttttatgTGATGGATACTACTTTTCTTTATTATGGCCGAAAGTTCGCACTTGCTACTTCTGTTGGGAGGTCGAAAGTCCGacattaaagcatttttttcgaGCCTAACTATTAATAGTTCATGTATGAAACTTTTGGGTTTACTGGACAATATAATGAAGTATTcactgtaaaattttcaagcaatttttcgaaaatttatccGTACTAGCTAAAATTGTGAACCCTGGCTCCTAATAGagctaaaactataataattttcgatgccgtttatttattatttattattaatttattcaaaactaattattattgaattatctTTTTACAActgtagtttattaaaaaaataatttgagccGATAATTTCAGCGCAAAAACAAGAAATACTTAATGTTAGAGCAAAACAGAATAGCACGACTGTGAAACCGGTTATATTTGGTTATGATTCATTTCGGGCAGCGCGATATCCTTGCCAATGTATAGCCGGAGAATGTGGATGTTGTACAGGATTTTTGTTAGCACAATTAAATCAAAAAGGATGTATGAATATTACATACGTTCCCGaagattttacatttaaaatgaagtTAAGTTTCAATGATCGAGTTCTGTATAAAAATAGAGTTTCTGGTgcgtattttttctttaaaatttttatgtccatatttagtaattataaaattataatatttcaggGAAAAATCCTCCACCAATGTGTGTTCGAGTACCAAGAATTCGACAAGTAAAATTCTGTGCTAgattttcgaatatttattttactggcccaaatatgcatatatgtatggATGCTGACATCAATTGGGATAATTatcaattgtttcaaatgagCTTTGATTGTTTCCGATTTGGAACGGATGGTATTGGATATGTTTCACCTGAAGATGGCGGTGGAGCATCAATTACTGATAATGaagataattgttaaaaatttgaattgccATAATGATATTTGCATATATTTCAGGGATTATTtagaaataagtatttattattatttataaataaattaataacatttcttTTTGGTTGATGTAATTTCTTCTCTGTTCGACATCCTTGATTAAAGCTCAGAGGTAACCAACCTATAGTACATTTATTAAAGACcgaaaaattgaatcaaattttgcaataaacaaGCCGTGGATGACACTTCTTCAGTCTGGTATGACACTTGAGGTCCACACTAAGAAATTCCCAGTATAAtaacaagttttaaaaatttaaaagaataaaaactcgaccgaacgaagttgatatcattttttgttcccgcgatatcgatcaggataaaatttaaaaaaagcttggCCAACTCGAAACGGCTaaatcgaatgttatgaaattctttcgggtcatattgcctttaatatgcatcgatcgacacctcaacgaagtcgatatcattttttgttcgtcCGATATTAACGgcgaaaaaaatgtctacggacgtacgtacgtacgtacacacaccatgaaacataaagatatgttgaaatttcgattttgaaaatcgaacCCATTACAAGTCAATCCCCCTCCATTACTCTAATTGGTCTTTGCTTCCCGATATCAACATAACTTGTCctgagtttaaaaaagacaaattttttggattagtTGTTTCATATTCAGGCAAATTTGGCAATTCGagcagcttttattttaaattacttgaagTATATTGACTTAAATATGTTATTACAGAAAAACTGGGTAcacaaaacatgaaaaatatcgAACAGTATTATAATTCGGTGGTATAACtagattaatttcactatctACCGAATTCCTGATTTATCTCCAGATTTCGCAGAACTTCGGGGTGATAATCATTatccatttttgttttaattatttacctcAGATATCATGTTTCGAACCCATGGTTTTAGTAGCTTTTAACATAGAACAATTAATACctgtaataattgaaatttttgggtaATACAtcgattaaataaaatcaacatttgtttatatataggTAGTATGTTTTATTAGACgctttcttataaataaaagtataagatttttttatataaatagtacaaaaatgtaaaaagttctCAGTCGTGGTCGAATTTAATCTAAATgcatgattttctttttgtgttaTAAACGCaatcaaattatcaaaatttgttaataaacaaaaatgtgtcGTATATAAAAATCACACTCAAATTTCTTTAGGTAAAATACTATTtaggttaataataaatatttagaaagatATTACCAAATATAGATTATGTTCCTTtcgtaaaaaactattttatacttaaatgacgcccaaacaattttacaattttgtctTTGGGCACGTACTtccattaaatattacaaaaagagcataagctattaaaaaataatgcacctcaaacgaaataaaaatatgacacTCGCATGGATTCGACTATTCTCAAAATTTGGAAATCTATTGATTTTTAGCACAATCAAAATCGTCTTGAGCGCATTCTTCTTCGATTTCATATTCTTCATCAGCAGTTGCTTCTTGATATTGTTGATATTCACTAATAAGATCATTCATATTTGATTCAGCTTCAGTAAATTCCATCTCATCCATACCCTCACCAGTATACCAATGTAAGAAAGCTTTACGTCTAAACATAGCTGCAAACTGTTCAGAAATTCGTTTAAATAATTCTTGTATTGCGGTTGTGTTTCCAATAAAGGTGGATGACATTTTTAATCCTTTAGGTGGTATGTCACAACAGGCGGTTTTTACATTATTGGGAATCCATTCAACAAAGTATgaactatttttgttttgtacagCTAACATTTGTTCGTCAACTTCTTTCATTGACATTCTTCCTCTGAAGATTGCAGCGACAGTTAAATATCTACCATGACGTGGATCACAGGCGGCCATCATATTCTTTGCATCAAACATCTGTTGGGTTAATTCAGGAACGGTAAGAGCACGGTATTGTTGACTACCTCTTGAAGTTAGTGGAGCAAAACCGGGCATAAAGAAGTGGAGTCGTGGGAATGGTACCATGTTTACAGCTAATTTACGTAAATCTGCATTTAATTGACCAGGGAAACGTAGACAGGTAGTCACACCAGACATTGTTAATGATACTAAGTGATTTAAATCACCATAACTTGGATTAGGAACTTTAAGTGTTCTAAAACATATATCGTACAAGGCTTCGTTATCTATACAATAAGTTTCATCAGTATTCTCAACTAATTGATGAACAGATAAAGTTGCGTTATATGGCTCCACAACTGTATCGGATACCTTTGGACTTGGCATCACTGAATATGTATTCATAATTCTGTCTGGGTATTCTTCacgaatttttgaaatcaacaATGTTCCCATTCCTGAACCAGTGCCACCTCCCAATGAGTGAGTAAGTTGGAAACCTTGTAGGCAATCGCAATTTTCTGCTTCTTTTCGGACGACATCTAAAACGGCATCTACTAGTTCAGCACCTTCAGTATAATGCCCTTTGGCCCAATTATTTCCAGCACCAGATTGAccaaatacaaaattatcaGGTCTAAATAATTTACCATAAATACCAGACCGTACTGCATCCATAGTACCTGGTTCGAGATCAAGTAAAATGGCACGGGGAACGTATTTTCCTCCATTCGTACTTGTTGCAACTGAAACAAAAAaggttttgtatttaataatttttgttaagttaaaataattgataatccttgaaaacgtgttttttaaaaagttacaatTTTGGAATTAGTTTTCTGTGTTTATAAAAACCATATTTGGTAAAAAATGAAagtatgattttataatttcaaataaaataaaattcgaataagtaaaaatttgctTGTATTGTAGGTTCCGTACGTAAAACTTGAATGGCATGTAAActgttaatgaaaattttattttgtgaaaattcttggtgcaatgatttttagTAGTGCATTTTGAAAGATTTTCAAATTATCGCATTTggaaattaatattcatattttacattaataatttatttatcaaatatcaatttttggaGGTAGTACAAGCGCCTAGGTCAATTAAGAGTTGTGGTTGGAATTATTTGagccttattttcaactttgatgatgaattttgttataacttcatgaatgcagacgaaaaataagaataaaattttttgatatctgccttggtttttgaaatatcgaaagctaaataattaaattttcgatattttgaaaattacttcagatatcgaaaaattttattcttacttttcgtcttatattgtctaAGTTATAACATAGTTCACtatcataattgaaaaaatatattttttaatttgtgtccccgctaccgtgctcatacatccataattagtcgggcacaacgggttttatttattaagatagttttagctttaatttaaatgtttttttttttttttttttaatttccgccGACTAgctttggagaaatctatgaaaacatatcatccatttacTACTACAAAGGTTCATTaatgaaaatactaaatatttaaaaataagatgtTTAATTTCAACAATCACTTTCGCATATAGCAAAAAAAGGCGCCATATCGGACGGGGCCTAGGTCGGCATCAAAATCCGCCATTGATTGTAATAATTCTCAATAATGTTTTACAGTTATACCGTTATTTATTGTACTACATATATTTGACTGGCCAggaaatacataattaattatcaatttcaaaaacataattttaattaaagatatttaaaatggtGTGGATGCTTACTGttcatatattaattaataaaacattatcaataatgaataaaaaaaaaattaccagatGCTTCATTGTAGTATACACTAATGCGTTCCAGTTGTAGATCACTTTCGCCATGATAAATACCGCATGGATCTATTCCATGTTCTTCACTGATTACTTCCCAAAACTGAAACAATAGAAGTccaacttaaattttattattttaaatgatatacaaACTCAactaatttatgttaaatattatatgaaataaattttacattcgaGGTTTTCTCAACCAAAAAATTGGATAATAGCTAATTTGTTCTAACCATTCTTGAATAGATACAGGCGGATCCAGAACTTTAATTTgacaataaaacatatttttgtatgaatatttCATTACTTTGAGGGGccttttatttatattgctaTTTTTTAAGCCTTGCTATACATAATTACGATATTTATTATTGGTATTgcctatacaatttttaaaaattagaatatccTATTTGTGAATAAAACTTTTCCGGATGCAAAACAACTCATTTTTTATTCCTAAATGTAGAATATTCGTCAAGTACAGAATGCCTAGAAAATGATCTTTAGACGGATTGCATCCAAGCTGGATACAGAAAGCCACTTAGAGTAATGTACAGATCAGACAATgtgtcttattattattatagacccggtaaaatccgtcattgattatgaataattttcgtatgggaaaaaccacccaaaaataACGTTTTTACTGTTCtttacatgctagaaagatgggattttctcCAATCGACTccaaataaagtcaaattaacagaaaagttcgaaaaattgcatttttcacAACGCAGATCTCCGGAAAATTGGGAAAACCGTTTTTCCAATTTACTCATCGGCTCCGATTCTACCGAGTTACCCACCGGCAATCTGCACTTTTACGTTTAGGAGCATTATTGAAATGTTTACGTTTAGGAGCATTATTGAAATAGTCGTGAAGTTTTATAAGTGCAATTGTTTCTTAAATCTGCTTGCGCTAAAAGTAattgtaaaaatcaaattaccaagtgaaaacaaacaattggctgagttaattgttcaaataccatttatagacagtgtcacatacacattacacatacataactgaaattcccataa
This genomic interval from Chrysoperla carnea chromosome 1, inChrCarn1.1, whole genome shotgun sequence contains the following:
- the LOC123305819 gene encoding tubulin beta chain-like isoform X2, whose product is MREIVHLQAGQCGNQIGAKFWEVISEEHGIDPCGIYHGESDLQLERISVYYNEANGGKYVPRAILLDLEPGTMDAVRSGIYGKLFRPDNFVFGQSGAGNNWAKGHYTEGAELVDAVLDVVRKEAENCDCLQGFQLTHSLGGGTGSGMGTLLISKIREEYPDRIMNTYSVMPSPKVSDTVVEPYNATLSVHQLVENTDETYCIDNEALYDICFRTLKVPNPSYGDLNHLVSLTMSGVTTCLRFPGQLNADLRKLAVNMVPFPRLHFFMPGFAPLTSRGSQQYRALTVPELTQQMFDAKNMMAACDPRHGRYLTVAAIFRGRMSMKEVDEQMLAVQNKNSSYFVEWIPNNVKTACCDIPPKGLKMSSTFIGNTTAIQELFKRISEQFAAMFRRKAFLHWYTGEGMDEMEFTEAESNMNDLISEYQQYQEATADEEYEIEEECAQDDFDCAKNQ
- the LOC123291503 gene encoding uncharacterized protein LOC123291503; this encodes MASSRKRTLNVIQVSDDSDTSSVDYIESEFSKTKRNRQTRSKRYSETSISSSRSNNCLNKNAQMARENRIRKKMYVENLENDIQRFKKENEIMQTKLENKDSIINELKLEVKYLKSILSNSKEIGLLLNNITRSSGLPVTTSLKARENLLDTIWNESDSTMFQTESNSIYCNDLFPETLTSFDSVFDLSLEEPQTEILSPTLSDHRYSSDTQVSEDDVGVCLHVSGKRVALEFCSKCNSNAQDAWKREKKDLLNATMNSSLKAL
- the LOC123291512 gene encoding uncharacterized protein LOC123291512, producing the protein MSKFDRDPILMRFYKNDTLQRLIALMPIISAQKQEILNVRAKQNSTTVKPVIFGYDSFRAARYPCQCIAGECGCCTGFLLAQLNQKGCMNITYVPEDFTFKMKLSFNDRVLYKNRVSGKNPPPMCVRVPRIRQVKFCARFSNIYFTGPNMHICMDADINWDNYQLFQMSFDCFRFGTDGIGYVSPEDGGGASITDNEDNC
- the LOC123305819 gene encoding tubulin beta chain-like isoform X1, giving the protein MREIVHLQAGQCGNQIGAKFWEVISEEHGIDPCGIYHGESDLQLERISVYYNEASVATSTNGGKYVPRAILLDLEPGTMDAVRSGIYGKLFRPDNFVFGQSGAGNNWAKGHYTEGAELVDAVLDVVRKEAENCDCLQGFQLTHSLGGGTGSGMGTLLISKIREEYPDRIMNTYSVMPSPKVSDTVVEPYNATLSVHQLVENTDETYCIDNEALYDICFRTLKVPNPSYGDLNHLVSLTMSGVTTCLRFPGQLNADLRKLAVNMVPFPRLHFFMPGFAPLTSRGSQQYRALTVPELTQQMFDAKNMMAACDPRHGRYLTVAAIFRGRMSMKEVDEQMLAVQNKNSSYFVEWIPNNVKTACCDIPPKGLKMSSTFIGNTTAIQELFKRISEQFAAMFRRKAFLHWYTGEGMDEMEFTEAESNMNDLISEYQQYQEATADEEYEIEEECAQDDFDCAKNQ
- the LOC123305819 gene encoding tubulin beta chain-like isoform X3; amino-acid sequence: MREIVHLQAGQCGNQIGAKFWEVISEEHGIDPCGIYHGESDLQLERISVYYNEASGKYVPRAILLDLEPGTMDAVRSGIYGKLFRPDNFVFGQSGAGNNWAKGHYTEGAELVDAVLDVVRKEAENCDCLQGFQLTHSLGGGTGSGMGTLLISKIREEYPDRIMNTYSVMPSPKVSDTVVEPYNATLSVHQLVENTDETYCIDNEALYDICFRTLKVPNPSYGDLNHLVSLTMSGVTTCLRFPGQLNADLRKLAVNMVPFPRLHFFMPGFAPLTSRGSQQYRALTVPELTQQMFDAKNMMAACDPRHGRYLTVAAIFRGRMSMKEVDEQMLAVQNKNSSYFVEWIPNNVKTACCDIPPKGLKMSSTFIGNTTAIQELFKRISEQFAAMFRRKAFLHWYTGEGMDEMEFTEAESNMNDLISEYQQYQEATADEEYEIEEECAQDDFDCAKNQ